TCTGCTACAGTCCTCAAAGAAAGGACAGACAATGTGACCACCAGACTTATCAGGAAAGGCAAAAAGACAGACATCAAGattggaaagaaatttaaaagaagtgGAATACTATAAACCCTGGAGCAACCACTCAAAACAAAGAGGTATAGCTAATAAGTCAATAATGCAGATAAAATGGAATCCAAAAATAATCCCAGTAagtataagaaaagaagaaaaaaggaataaagaacagattggataaatagaaaacatataGTAGACAAATCCCACaatattgataattacattaaatgtaaattaccTAAACACTCCAAATAAAGGGTAAAAATTAttagactattttttttaaaaaaacaatatgctgtctacaagaaacccacttcaaatataaaaatatttataggttaaaagtaaaaggatggggactttcctggtggcacagtggttaagaaccctcctGCCAATGGAGGgtacacaggtttgatccctggtctgggaagattccacatgccacagagcaactaagccggtgcaccacaactgctgagcctgtgctctaaagctcgtgagccacaactactgagcccgtgagccacaactactgagcccgtgtgccacaactactgaagcccacgtgcctagggcctgtgcttcgcagcaagagaagccaccacaatgagaagcctgagcaccacaatgaagagtagcccccactcgccacaactagagaaatcccgcgtgcagcaatgaagacccaagacagccaaaaataaatataaattaattaattaaaaaaattttaaatatgtaaaacaaagtaaaaggatggaaaaagatgtaccAGTTAAACACTAAGCACTAATATCAAAGTATTCTTCAGAACAAGGAAtattagcaaagaaaaaaaagtcaattccTAATgttaaaagggtcaattcatcaagaagacttaacaatttaaaatagagcttcaaaatacataaagcagatAATGCCAACTGAAAGACAAAGTTGGCAAATTGGCACATCCATAATTACAGTTGAAGATTTCAACGTTCCTCTTTCAGTAACGAAATAACAAGCACACAGAAAATCAACAGGAACAGAGAAGTTGCCAAAGACAATACCAACCAGCTTGACATAAgtgacattaaaaaaacacaatactACACAACTGTATATGGAACgttcaccaagacagaccatgTGCTGGGCCATAAAAACATTTGTTCAGCAGTGGGCCCTCCAGGACTGGTACATGTCTCCTGGAACCTTGGAGGCATTCCTCAGCCTGGCACTCCTTGAGCCAAGTAAACCAttcagaatggaaaaagatgaaaaactgtTCTGAAGATCATTGGCATCACTGTCTTTCCTAATGATAGTGTATCAAATCCAAATATTCAGAAGACATGTTTTGAGAAACCAAATGATGTCTAAGAAATACTGACATTCAAAACTTTTCCTTGATCCACTTAAAGTACGTAAAGAGATAGGGTCTAGGGTCTGAGTACTTGTATTCAAGGTATTTCcagtacacatttttttaaaaagtaccttcTATCTGCTTCACATATTGGAAATATTATGTATGTGCTTTCCAATCTTATGAAGTGAAAAGTTGCTTTAACCATTGTTAGATAATACTAAATGAGAGATGAGgtagacaaaataatttttttttccaatatttttatagGCGTTCATGATGTGCTGAGCAATGAAAGACCTTCTGGTTATATGCGGGAGCACAGGCAATTAAATGGCTGGTCATCAGATGAAAATGACTGGAATGAAAAACTCTATCCAGTGTGGAAGAGGGGAGACTCGAGGTGGAAAAACTCTTGGAAAGGTAAATCAAAAGACTCAACCAAAAcaactgtaatttcttttttttttaatttcaagtgtacaacatagtgattcaattttttctaactgaagtatagttaatttacaatgttgtgttaatttctgcttacagccaagtgattccgatatatatttatttatatgttcatatatatatgaagacacacattcttttttttaatattcttttccattatggtttatctcaggatattgaatatagttctatagctccctgcgctatacagtaggaccttgttgtttatccattctatatgtaacagtttgcatctgccgaccccaaactcccagtccatccctccccaacctctcctcccccttggcaataacaagtccgttctctatgtctgtgagtctctttctgtttcgtagataggttcgtgtcatattttaaattccacacataagtgctatcgtatggtatttgtctttctctttctgacttcacttagtgtgataaactctaggtccatccatgttgctgcaaatggcattatttcattcttttttatggctgagtagtagtctattgtatatctgtaccacatcttctttatccatgcatctgttgatggacatgtaggttgttccatgtgttggctactgtgaacagtgctgctgtgaacataggggatCATGTATCTtgttgaattataattttgtctggcTATagtcccaggagtgggattgctgggtcatgtggtaattctatttttagttttttgaagaacttccatactgttttgcatagtaactgtaccaatttacattcccactaacagtgtaagagggttccctttcctccacaccctctccagcatttattatttctggactttttgttgatggccattctgactggtgtgagttgatacctcactgtagttttgatttacatttccctaataattagcaatattgagcatcttttcatgttcctattggccatctgtatgtcttctttggagacatgtctagttaggtcttctgcccattttccgattgggttgtttgatttttgttgttgagttgtatgagctgtttgtatattctggaaattaatcccttgtcagtcacatcgtttgcaaatattttctcccattccgcagggaatttcttctaattttgtttatggttcccttggctgtgcaaaagcttgtaagtttgattcgGTTGCATCCGCCAAACAGCTGTAATTTCTTATTTCAGTTAGTCTTGTAGATTGCAGATCACAGGGCTCATGGTGCGTCCATGAATGACAGCACTCTAGCTACCAAGTGGGAGGCACCTGGATTTGGCAATCTTTCCTTTATCTCAACACTATCACTTTCTAAACTCCTCTCCCCCACCACACGCACAGTAAAATCGCCTTAGAAATTTGCAACTGGTGCCTCTTGGAAGATTTCGAAGAGCAAGCAGGTTTGGCCTCAAACTTAAGTAACTGATGTGGGAATGGTCATCTTCAGAAGTTCTGAGACTCCAGGGCACTTTGACCATCTCCAAAGTGTGGTTTCTCAGAAAGTTAATATCTTTCTGTTCATATCAAAAGCCAATGAATCCTTCAGTCATTGGTCTTGAAATTGAAAATTGCAAACCTTTAATACCTGTCTCCTCAATCCaattaaatggatttttaattattttaaggaaatgttCTTTCTGTGGTTAGAGAGTTCTTCAATTGGTCTGACTTTTTAAGTTTGTCTTCTGGAATGTTGTACTCTGACAGCAAAAGTGAAGAATTCTGCAAATAGTTTGTAAAGAGGCATAAGGATCCTCTGGTTCTTATTTGTAGatttaactttacttttttttgtttatcAGTGAAAGGGAACAGAGGTGTTTGATTGAGCTCCACTTTTCTATGTCCTAGGAGGCCGCGTGCAGGCACTCCTTACCAGTGATGCGCCGGCACTGGTGGGCTCCACTATAACGTTCGCAGTGAACCTGGTATTCCCCAGATGCCCACAGGAAGGTGCCAGTGGCGACATAGTCTATGAGAAGAACTTCAGAAACGGTAAGGAATGTTAGTCACATTACAGGAACATGCTAGGTCTCCTAACTACTGGAGACCCTCCTCATAAACCTTAATGCTCACAGGTACTTCTATAAATGCAAGATGCTGCAGTTGTCCCTTGTCACCCCCTCCTCAAGTTGGATGACAGGGAATGTGAATATGTCCCTCCATCAACATCAGTCAAATCCATTTCGGCCAATGGGTGTCTCTCCACTACTTGGAACTCTCCTCAAATCTACGTTGGGAggcttggcctttttttttttttggctgccctttgctgcatgtgggatcttagctccctgaccaggcatcgaacccatgcccccctgcactgggagctcggagtcttaaccactggaccgccagggaagtcccgaggctTGGCCTTTTCTTAGTGCCCAGTTGATTGGACAGAGAATACCTTGTTGATTCTCAGATTTGGGTTTTATTACTTGGACTTCTTCTGGCTACTCGAAGAATAGTCAGTTTGTCAGATCTTTGTTAATCAGATAGGCTTCTGCTCACAAGAATTCCTTAAACTGTGTGCCTAGCACAAATGCTAAGATGTGTCTATTTTGGTGTTGCTTTGCTCTTAGTTAAAGCAGATAAGCTCTTTGCCCATGTTAAAGAGCACAAATGATTACAAGTACATCAAGGGGGATTATCTTGTTAGAACTGTACAGCCTCAAAAGTTCAGGTAATTACTGAGATTCCTCAGTCAGTAACAAGGCTGATAAGTGCAGTTATGATCTCATTTTATTACTTAGAACTTCTGTGAAACAGCTGATGtgtttatttcttattaattCTTCATCTTCCTATGAAGCAAACAATGAATTCTGTGTAGAAAGAGTTTGATAATTAAAAAGTGTTGTTTATAATCGTCTGtagcattttttctttccttctaaaaaAGTTAACTCTTATGAATGTTTCAAATGGCAATCTAACCCTCTGAGCACTTTTATATGAAAGAGTCCTTGTGACTTATGAAAagttatataaagtatatatcaCCACTAGAAGAAACTAGAATTTTTGAAGAAATGACTAATTCCAGGTGTAGGACAGGGAAAGTACCACATGAACCAAGGACATCTTGTTGTCCCAGAAAGCAAGGGAGTAATGGGGACATGTCACAGGGACACGGAAGGCAGCTAGAGGGGCTCCTACTGGCCATATTTGGaacaatttaagaataaaaaaataatggctgtagTAGATTGATAAATAAAAAGGCTCTTCATAAATGTCAGTGACATAAAAAAACAAGAGGGTGGGGGGATTGTTCTAGATGAAAAGATATTGATCCTGACttgtttaaaatggaaaactgatgttttcccaaacatacagaaaagtagaaagcAGGTACTTCGAGATTCaacaaatttaacatttttttcctgtttccatctatctatctacctatctatgtatctatcatctatctacatTTCTaggcatatttctttttttctttctgaatcattTGAAGAAACAAAATAGCCAAATGTATGATGTGACCCTTGACTGTGGTAGGCGTGGCGATGACGTGGTTATGTAAGAGAACGTCCTTATTCTTTGGAGATGTGTGCTGAAGTCTTTAGGAGAGTCATGATGTCACATGAATCAGGGAAAAAAAGCTACAGATAGAGAGAGTGTATCAAAGTAAAAAGATACAGCATCCCTCGGTTTGGTTTGAATATGCTTGTGATTTGGAGACCCAATATGAAGATAAACATATTAAGTGATAGCTCTAAATTTCCTGAAAAATTGCTTTATATAAAACTCATTGAAATATAACATGTAGGCAGAAAAATGCACAGGTCGTAAAGGTACCATTAGATGAATTCTGAATATTAGGGTTTTAGTTCTCCAACCATATTTAAATGAGTtatgagaaaatatgaaaatgtgtttAATTCAATGAAGAGCATTGAGTATTCTGAGTCAATCACGgcgtgttcctttctctctttagaTACTGGTCCATCTCCTGACCCATATGTTTACAACTGGACAGCATGGACAGAGGACGGTGACTGGGGAAATGGCACCAGACAAGGCCATCACGGGAAGCCTTTCCCTCACCCCCGAAAATGGAATTTCGTCTTTGTGTTCCACACACTTGGTTGGACTTTTACAAACCCCCTTAGCTGCTTCTTTACCTTtccttcaaattttaaattttttctctttccgtATTCTATAATTGAGAATTACAACCCTGGGAGTTTAACAACAGTTACTCTTCTAACTTTCCTTAGCTGGAGTGGAGGGTGAGGGATAAAAATTAAATCTTGGTTAGCCTTGCCATATCTCCAGGACATCAAATAATTAAAACGAGAAAAAGACAggttcagctttctttttttaagacaaaaCTACTCAATTTTTTTCCGTCTAAAAcagtaatatgaaaaataatatttatttatttgcatcgCACACGGATGGGCATTTGCTGAtttattatctaatttttttatgtttttaaaagaattttaagaatttaacTGATGCTCTTtgtaggaaatttggaaaatgcagaaaaacacaaatgaaaaatcGGTCACCATAATTCACACCAGAGATTATCATTGTTAACATGATGGTGTTTTCTCTaccagtatttctttctttcttttttcttagtgtttCTTGATTAAgatcataaaatatatacattttgatcAATATCATGAGCATTGACTAAAATTcttgcatggcttgtgggatcttagttctttgaccaggtatcaaacccaggccccggcagtgaaagcaccaagtcctaaccactggaccgcgtGAGAGTTCTCTAAacttttttatatacattattttaatgactgcataatattcTATTGAGTAAAAGTATAATAATCTAACTAGTCTTCTTCTTTGACATAGcctaccctctttttttttttaaccacaaacgGTATCCACTTTGCTTTACTATTagtgaagtgatttttttttttaaggaggacTAAATTTAGGTTATTAGCAAAGCTGCTAAATTCTTAGTTAAAAATCTTACCAGGGGCCACCTGGCTCTGAGTATTGCAAATCTGCTACCAGCCATGCAGACTCCaaatctctaaatgtttggtctGTCTTCATGAATTACAGACAGCTTCTCTTTCCTCAGTTAACTTACTTATAAATCAAAATAACATATTAATAATACATGGTCCAATTGAACAGAGTACAAAATATATAACAAGTACTATGCTCGTCTATTTAAATCGGCTGATATAAAGCCGACTTTTTTCAGTCCCTTCATGGCCCTGTCAGTTAATTCCCCAAGTGTCATGATTTCTTTGACCTGACAGTTTGCATGGAGTCACTTCGGCTCACTAACACTCCAGATTCTGTTCAGCCTAGTTAACAACCATTAACTTAACTAGTTAAGATGTCTCTATTTAACATCAGTTTCCAGCCCAGAAACCGCTGTTTTCCGAACAGGACGGTTTTGAATTTCCATCTTCTGCTGAGGTCTCAGAGTTAAGTAATATTTTTCCTCAGCCAAGCGCTGCCTCTGTGATCGGTGCCAGAACTAACATTTCCTCACGTATCACTAATTCCAAGAGACACCTCTTCCCCCTGTAACCTCTAACAGAACTGGCTCTTCATTTCAAGGTAAAGGGGGATCGCAAGCCTTTCCTgacactttattttctattttttgggcTGCAActcgcggcgtgtgggatcttagttccccgaccagggatcgaacccgtggcccctgccgtggaagcacagaatcttaaccactggcccaccagggaagtcgtccCTTTCCTGACACCTTTGACCATGTGATGAACATGGTCTTTAAACATCTCCGTCTCACAAGCATCCATCTTACAATACTTGTTGTTTCAATGACACATCTGTGCCAGGTGCCTCAAAAGGATTAGAAAAATCCTCGAGCCCCGAAGGAGAGGAATTACTTTCACTAGCTAGCCAGTGGCAGTTAGATTTAGGTTAGagttggagaaagaaaaaggaggattCAAGGGCCCTAGAAATGTTAATGGAACTACTCCGTTCCTTTTTATACCCACAATACCCTGTTTGTTTTTCATCacttactgcattttttttttttgcggtacgcaggcctctccctgttgtggcctctcccgttgcggagcacaggctccggacgcgcaggctcagcggccatggctcacgggcccaaccgctccgcggcatgtgggatcctcccggaccgggacacgaacccgtgtcccctgcatcggcaggcggactcccaaccactgcgccaccagggaagccccacttactGCATTTTTATAAACAAACACTACTAGAAGGTGGAGGATTCTAGTtccctaaaagaaaaaagttacttAACAATATAACTGAACTACTAATATGGTTACAAAAATAAGGTAgatttttggatatatttttaacTCCCTTGGACACCTACATCAAATGTATTTTCTGGGGGAAACATATGTATTTCAAGTGCCAGATCACTTCCttatacaaattatttatttgtaaactAAGGACTAATGGCATCCCACTAAAcagctcttttcattttaatcaacTGTATACAACTACATTTATGTTTGTGAGATTGTTTTATAAGGTTTTATATGAAAATGAGCACCGCCTTCTTTTCTGAAGGAGCCAGGACTGCATCCCCATCCTGTTTTCCCTTTCCCAGAACTATCTCTAAATGGCAGTTGTTATGCTTTAAGAAACATCAACTTTCTGTAATGATCATATAATGTAGCCAATAACTAAACATTTCCATCCTCTCAAAGGTCAGTATTTCCAGAAACTGGGACAGTGTTCAGTGAGAGTTTCTATAAACACAGCCAATGTGACTCTTGGCCCTCAAATCATGGAAGTAACTGTCTATAGAAGATACCGACGGGCGTACGTTCCCATAGCAAAAGTGAAAGATGTGTATGTGGTAACAGGTGAGTGGACTGAACTCTAAATTAACTGAGCGTGAGACACTTAGTTCTGATGATGTCAGTGGGTTAGAAAGAGTTCGAGCCAAGTATTCTGGGTTAGGTTAGATGTCATCTGGACTCCTTCTCAAccttatatatttaataacatattcCATCTATGTTTTCCAGAACAACCTGGAGAAACTCTAGCACACTTgtataagaaaagggaaaatgatgCTGAATTATccctaattttaatttctaacgTTTTTAGTTAAAAAACATTAAAGTCATCCACTTAAAGTCAAGCAGTggtgactttctttctttttttttttggtggggggggatATATCTTTTAGATCAGATTCCTGTATTTGTGACTATGTCCCAGAAGAACAATCGAAATTCATCTGATGAAACCTTCCTCAAGGACCTCCCCATTACGTTCGATGTCCTGATTCATGATCCCAGCCACTTCCTCAATGAGTCTGCCATTTACTACAAGTGGAACTTTGGGGATAATACTGGTCTGTTTGTTTCCAACAATCACACTTTGAACCACACCTATGTTCTCAATGGAACCTTCAGTCTCAACCTCACTGTGCAAGCTACAGTGCCTGGACCTTGTCCTTCACCTTCACCCAGACCTCCAAAAACCACCGCTTCTTTGGGTAAGTGTTTTCCAGGTCTTTTTTGTTGTCAGGATTCCttaacagccagaaaaaaaattcatgtgggTTGTATAATTAGATCCTTAGTTAAAGAGACTGTGTAAAAACTCTGCAATGATTCCATTTTCTACCTGTTGATTTCGTTTAGCTACTTTATCACCATTTTTAGCTGTTAAGAGTTTGGAAGAAAGGAGAACGTGTTTAAAGTCACTTGGTGACTCATATACAGCTCCTTGACCTTCCTAATCCTCACTGGCCCTTGTTATGCGTATGGATGCTTTCCCCCTTCTAGCCTGTCACATTTCTGTttgcctcccttttttttttagttaagaaACATTGACCCCTTGTAAACATTCAGGCCATCCCActgtccttcctccccctcccacatTTCCTTCCCACTTCCATTCTCCTCCCCACCGTGCCCACATCCACCCCATGTCCCATGAAAACTCAGCCACCCTTAAATGTAGCTTACAGATAGGCTCGAAGAAGAATGCACCTTGAGAATACTTCTTGGCTGGCAGGCTGGAAAGATTCCAGACACTAAAATTATTCTAGATAAAAAGCATAATTACTTAAAGCCCACCTTCTAATAATAGTATATGAGGTCATTCAAGAAGTTCTTCAGAGTTTACTTTGTGAAGCATTAGCTTCCGTCTGATTCTACACCCTACCCCACACCATTACCATCCTTCCCCACTAAGCCATGAGTACATCTTACCAGGCCGGCATCCCGGGGATGGTAATAGACTGACATCCTCTCACTGGACACTAGAGGGCACCATCACCAAGTCGGGACAGAACACTCGATGATGATGTCCAGACTTGTTGCAATTGGTTTTTTTACCCAAACCTGTTAGATATAAATAATAAACTGTTATTAATAAGTgtgttattaataaaaatatcttgCTAAGTCAAGCATATCTAAAGCAAGACATTATAAGTTATTACCGATTTTGATTAATTCTTTCttggaatgttttaaattataaaattaatgcacgtcccttaataaaacttcaaatacagaaatttcaaataaaagtgAAAGTTCCTCTTCATGCTCTCCTCTCGAGAGTTAAACCCTGTTAAGGGTTGGTAGTGTTTCTTTCCGGAtccttttctgtatatttacaaacatattctataaatacatataggatttgtggttttgatttttaggTAGATGGGTTCATGAAATATGTATTCTACAGTTtgcctttttcatttaacaaacatcatAGACATCTTCCCGTTATCAGTACATTTAAGTCTGACTCACTTGATTCAGTGGCTTATGTATTTAACCATTCTCTTACTGGTGGATGATTCAGTTAAACGTAATTCCAGTTGTAAATATAACTGCATTGAACAACTCGAAACATATAGCTTCGTTCTGGTATTTCTATAGGAGAGTCAATTTATTTATCTGCAAGCATCGGTCTTCCTTACAAATAAGCAGACCAGgtgtaaaattcaaaataaattacaggTGCTTGTTACATCTGTCTAGAAACTCCTGAATGGTAAAAGTcttaaggttaggttatttaatGTTAGTCTATCTTGAATTGCATTTTGATAAAGCTAGCTTATTTTTCTTAGAACACATTTGTATCATaacatgcaaaaaaatatattttaagtcaatgaaagagtattttaaatttgttattattttctatagGTTAGACCATAAGATATACGGTAGCAATTTGTTaaatttgttgaatttgttaaaTTTCATAGTGGAAGGAAACTGCCTGGCTTTATCTAAAGGTGTTAGATCAACCGTAATCAACCCCGAAATGCCTTAGAGCAGCTGTGAGACTTAGGGAATGGAGGGATGGGAATACGTAATGGGACCCAAGGTGATGATAGGAGTCCGCCCATGACTTGAGAAAGGGGTTGGGGTACTTGTCCTCTGGAAGAGAGAACATTTTCAGCTATGCAGAGCATATTAACAGGCTTGGATTATTGAGCACTGGATTATTATTTGACCAAAAATTATGTTGTCTCTGCTATAGTAAGTGGCTTCAAAATAAGTACAGCTATTAAATAGAAACCAAATGCAACCAAAGGAGTGAGACAGAAGCAGAGCTGAAGTGGTGATTCAGGAAGATAATTACATTATAGGGCAGACAGGTATGCTCTAGTTTTAAGCCACACAATTCTCCTCCCTCAGGTAACCGTGCCATTGATCATTTCTGTGtacaaatctaaaaagaaaaacctttgtaAGACTGATGCTAATCtgtgtaatattatatataatatgtatatatcatatatatatcatatcatgTAGAACTTTCCCAAAGAATCAAAGGATCTCACACCATTCTCTGAGTAACAGGGACAAAAATAGTGAATTAAGTAGGACGCTTACCTTCTTCCCCATCTGTCTTTTAAGGTGTTAGTTTTTCTCCATTAGCCCTTTAATCATACCTTGActttatatgtatagatatagatttGACATTGTACATACCTCTGCAAAACTCCACATGCATTTTTATAAGCATTCTACCAAAGATAAAATCATGGACATTTATTAGTCATCTTTTAtgagaagttttattttaaaagatggcaGGGTCATGATTCCATGCTCTAACTTGACAGCTAAATTTCACCTGTCAAGACC
The genomic region above belongs to Lagenorhynchus albirostris chromosome 8, mLagAlb1.1, whole genome shotgun sequence and contains:
- the GPNMB gene encoding transmembrane glycoprotein NMB isoform X2 encodes the protein MECLYCFLGFLLLAARLPLDAAQRVHDVLSNERPSGYMREHRQLNGWSSDENDWNEKLYPVWKRGDSRWKNSWKGGRVQALLTSDAPALVGSTITFAVNLVFPRCPQEGASGDIVYEKNFRNDTGPSPDPYVYNWTAWTEDGDWGNGTRQGHHGKPFPHPRKWNFVFVFHTLGQYFQKLGQCSVRVSINTANVTLGPQIMEVTVYRRYRRAYVPIAKVKDVYVVTDQIPVFVTMSQKNNRNSSDETFLKDLPITFDVLIHDPSHFLNESAIYYKWNFGDNTGLFVSNNHTLNHTYVLNGTFSLNLTVQATVPGPCPSPSPRPPKTTASLDSPVPAGDNALEPREIPDENCHINRYGYFKATITIVEGILEVNIIQVTDVLMPVPQPDNPLVDFVVNCQGSIPTEVCTVISDPTCQVTQNTVCDPVNMDLGDMCLLTVRRAFGGSGTYCMNLTLGDDASLALTSTLVSIPGRERKPREAKDPVCST
- the GPNMB gene encoding transmembrane glycoprotein NMB isoform X1 produces the protein MECLYCFLGFLLLAARLPLDAAQRVHDVLSNERPSGYMREHRQLNGWSSDENDWNEKLYPVWKRGDSRWKNSWKGGRVQALLTSDAPALVGSTITFAVNLVFPRCPQEGASGDIVYEKNFRNDTGPSPDPYVYNWTAWTEDGDWGNGTRQGHHGKPFPHPRKWNFVFVFHTLGQYFQKLGQCSVRVSINTANVTLGPQIMEVTVYRRYRRAYVPIAKVKDVYVVTDQIPVFVTMSQKNNRNSSDETFLKDLPITFDVLIHDPSHFLNESAIYYKWNFGDNTGLFVSNNHTLNHTYVLNGTFSLNLTVQATVPGPCPSPSPRPPKTTASLDSPVPAGDNALEPREIPDENCHINRYGYFKATITIVEGILEVNIIQVTDVLMPVPQPDNPLVDFVVNCQGSIPTEVCTVISDPTCQVTQNTVCDPVNMDLGDMCLLTVRRAFGGSGTYCMNLTLGDDASLALTSTLVSIPGRDPDSLLRMANGTLVFFVVCMAIFVTVIALLVYKKYKEYKPIENSTGIMVRGKGLNVFLNSAKMLFPGNQEEDPLLKNQPGIL